In Manis javanica isolate MJ-LG chromosome 9, MJ_LKY, whole genome shotgun sequence, one DNA window encodes the following:
- the LOC140843424 gene encoding uncharacterized protein produces the protein MTSLYLLTLLLTLETPTQGVLRWGILSAFPKPMPVRFNAAVFPHFFTTNSSMNLPYLEKDTLTAPLGENRSFVTNGSLCFTTQNLAGCISLKRRKYGWFSDIILEASGLPVMSAKFEGPNKEGSPPYKNMTIHQMVLWINGTFVHSPRNNSTDRPRQPKYASHCVGDYEGELWPWTDCQSTVVTWATERQEFTISPDMEGQPANEAWWPVKVLEGEFRQQLSMNPFHKWMLCGVNGSCTDLSPFSALQGGGIGVKNITFWCENNHTRAHWNMTMTHNNENYTCSAKSGPESPNSLFPPSLVCVYPPFLFILSNSSFDSCSNETCFLSQCWDARNFTNALVVRIPPLGPCSRRRP, from the coding sequence atgacttcgctgtacctcctgaccctgctcctgacactggagaccccgactcagggagtattgagatggggaatcctgtctgcctttcctaagcctatgcctgtccgtttcaatgcagccgtttttccccactttttcaccaccaactctagtatgaacttgccctacctagaaaaggacaccctaacagccccgttgggagaaaaccgatcctttgtaactaatgggtcattatgcttcaccactcagaatctagctggctgtatctccctgaaacggaggaaatacggatggttcagtgacataattctagaggccagtggcctccccgttatgtcagctaaatttgaagggcctaataaggaagggagcccgccctataagaacatgactatccaccagatggttctctggatcaatggcacatttgtacactctcccaggaacaattccaccgacaggcctcgtcaacccaaatatgcctcccattgtgtgggcgactatgagggagagctgtggccctggactgactgtcagtcaactgtagtaacgtgggcaactgagaggcaggagtttaccatctccccagatatggagggacagccagccaatgaggcttggtggccagtaaaggtgctcgaaggcgagtttcgtcagcagctgagcatgaaccccttccataaatggatgctgtgtggagtcaatggctcgtgtaccgacctctcccccttttccgccctccagggtgggggaattggtgtaaaaaatatcaccttttggtgcgagaacaaccacacgcgcgcacactggaacatgaccatgacccataacaacgagaactacacgtgttcagcaaaatcaggtccagagtcacctaattccctttttccaccttctctagtatgcgtataccccccatttctgtttatcttatccaatagtagctttgactcctgctccaatgaaacctgctttctgtctcagtgttgggatgcgcgtaactttaccaatgctttggtagtccgcatccccccgttgggtccctgttcccgtagacgcccctaa